The following are from one region of the Arachis duranensis cultivar V14167 chromosome 10, aradu.V14167.gnm2.J7QH, whole genome shotgun sequence genome:
- the LOC107469009 gene encoding GDSL esterase/lipase At5g14450, with protein MAMGLGLLLLVFLLPCYYCAKGVEPANSAKCAFSAVYNFGDSNSDTGGISAVFVPIPPPYGEGFFHKPSGRDCDGRLIIDFIAEKLNLPYLSAYLNSLGTNYRHGANFATGGSTIRRQNETIFQYGISPFSLDMQIVQFDQFKERTKQMYQDNSNSVDKSRIPVPEEFGKALYTFDIGQNDLSVGFRTMNFDQMRAIMPDIVNQLANAVKNIYERGGRSFWIHNTGPIGCLPVNLFYKHNVPPGYFDKYQCVNDQNLMAQEFNKQLKDRVIKLRIELPEAAITYVDVYAAKYGLISNTKNEGFDDPMKICCGYHVNDTHIWCGNLGTANGKDVYGTACEKPSAAISWDGVHYAEAANHWVANRILNGSFTDPPIPITQACYRQ; from the exons ATGGCAATGGGGTTAGGGTTATTGCTTCTTGTCTTCTTGCTACCTTGTTACTACTGTGCGAAGGGTGTGGAGCCTGCAAACTCAGCTAAGTGTGCCTTTTCAGCTGTTTACAACTTCGGTGACTCAAACTCTGACACTGGTGGTATATCTGCTGTATTTGTTCCAATCCCACCGCCTTATGGTGAGGGTTTCTTCCATAAGCCTTCAGGAAGAGATTGTGATGGCCGTCTCATCATCGATTTTATTG CTGAAAAGCTAAACTTACCATACTTAAGTGCTTATCTGAACTCCCTTGGAACCAATTATCGGCATGGTGCGAATTTTGCCACCGGTGGATCCACCATTAGGAGGCAGAACGAGACCATATTTCAGTATGGGATAAGTCCATTCTCGCTTGATATGCAGATTGTGCAATTCGATCAGTTCAAAGAACGTACCAAACAAATGTATCAAG aCAATAGCAACTCAGTTGATAAGAGCAGGATTCCGGTACCTGAGGAGTTTGGCAAGGCTCTATACACTTTTGACATTGGCCAAAATGATCTCTCGGTTGGATTTAGGACAATGAACTTTGACCAAATGCGTGCAATCATGCCAGATATAGTCAATCAGTTAGCCAATGCAGTCAAA AATATATATGAAAGAGGAGGGAGGTCGTTTTGGATACATAACACTGGCCCAATTGGATGCTTACCAGTGAACCTATTTTATAAGCACAATGTGCCACCTGGCTATTTCGACAAGTATCAATGCGTGAATGATCAAAATCTGATGGCTCAAGAATTCAACAAGCAGCTTAAGGACAGAGTCATCAAGCTTAGGATAGAGCTCCCAGAGGCTGCAATCACATATGTTGATGTCTATgctgcaaagtatggactaatTAGCAATACCAAGAATGAAG GATTTGATGATCCAATGAAAATTTGTTGTGGGTATCATGTGAATGACACCCACATTTGGTGTGGAAATTTAGGAACAGCGAATGGGAAAGACGTGTATGGAACTGCTTGTGAGAAGCCTTCAGCAGCTATAAGTTGGGATGGTGTTCATTATGCTGAGGCTGCCAACCATTGGGTTGCTAATCGCATACTCAATGGTTCCTTCACTGACCCACCAATTCCAATTACCCAAGCATGTTACAGGCAGTAG